From one Salmo salar chromosome ssa09, Ssal_v3.1, whole genome shotgun sequence genomic stretch:
- the LOC106612989 gene encoding guided entry of tail-anchored proteins factor 1, which translates to MAAGCAWFLVLGSVFLCNLFKILLPTISSFLSKVLQNDAEQERDMRAEIQEMKKEHNSVSMMDEFARYARLERKINKMTDKLKTHVKSRTAQQAKMKWMVNIGFYILQAALMISLIWKYYADPVTVVPSKWIAPLERLVAFPSGVAGGVGITCWLVVCNKVVSIGLHAVS; encoded by the exons ATGGCTGCCGGGTGCGCTTGGTTCCTGGTGCTGGGATCTGTCTTTTTGTGCAATCTCTTCAAAATACTGTTGCCGACCATTTCCTCTTTC CTGTCGAAGGTCCTTCAGAACGATGCTGAGCAGGAGAGGGATATGAGGGCTGAGATCCAGGAGATGAAGAAGGAGCACAACTCCGTTAGCATGATGGATGAGTTTGCCAGATACGCCAGACTAGAGCGCAAAATCAACAAGATGACTGACAAGCTGAAGACACATG TCAAGTCAAGAACTGCTCAACAAGCCAAAATGAAATGGATGGTGAATATAGGTTTTTATATCCTGCAG GCTGCTCTGATGATCTCACTGATTTGGAAGTATTATGCTGACCCAGTGACTGTTGTACCCAGTAAGTGGATTGCCCCCCTGGAGCGGCTGGTGGCTTTCCCATCTGGAGTAGCAG GTGGAGTTGGAATCACATGCTGGCTGGTGGTGTGCAACAAAGTGGTGTCTATTGGTCTACATGCTGTTAGCTAA
- the LOC106612990 gene encoding high mobility group nucleosome-binding domain-containing protein 3 isoform X1: protein MLVTVCSEDNTSKAAMPKRSKASNDTEVEPKRRSTRLSSKPTTPAKPEPKTKTPVKAAAKPKKVKEVVEKVKPEEKKEAPEEKAALAENGETKDEEEAAEVADADADEPEKEEDEAE from the exons ATGTTAGTTACAGTGTGTTCTGAAG ACAATACAAGTAAAGCAGCCATGCCGAAAAGAAGCAAA GCAAGTAATGACACTGAAGTCGAG CCAAAAAGGCGATCCACAAGGTTGTCATCC AAACCCACTACTCCGGCTAAACCAGAGCCTAAGACAAAG ACACCAGTCAAGGCAGCAGCCAAGCCCAAAAAAGTAAAGGAGGTAGTAGAGAAGGTCAAGCCTGAGGAGAAGAAAGAAGCTCCTGAGGAAAAAGCAGCACTGGCAGAAAACGGAGAGACCAAAGATGAGGAG GAGGCAGCAGAAGTGGCAGATGCTGATGCAGATGAGcctgagaaagaggaggatgaggcAGAATAA
- the LOC106612990 gene encoding high mobility group nucleosome-binding domain-containing protein 3 isoform X2 yields the protein MPKRSKASNDTEVEPKRRSTRLSSKPTTPAKPEPKTKTPVKAAAKPKKVKEVVEKVKPEEKKEAPEEKAALAENGETKDEEEAAEVADADADEPEKEEDEAE from the exons ATGCCGAAAAGAAGCAAA GCAAGTAATGACACTGAAGTCGAG CCAAAAAGGCGATCCACAAGGTTGTCATCC AAACCCACTACTCCGGCTAAACCAGAGCCTAAGACAAAG ACACCAGTCAAGGCAGCAGCCAAGCCCAAAAAAGTAAAGGAGGTAGTAGAGAAGGTCAAGCCTGAGGAGAAGAAAGAAGCTCCTGAGGAAAAAGCAGCACTGGCAGAAAACGGAGAGACCAAAGATGAGGAG GAGGCAGCAGAAGTGGCAGATGCTGATGCAGATGAGcctgagaaagaggaggatgaggcAGAATAA